From one Streptomyces sp. NBC_01478 genomic stretch:
- a CDS encoding purple acid phosphatase family protein: MGVPEELAGRMSMAEQHEYLRSKFSRRTMIRGGAVTLGAVAGGVFVPGAVAQAAVPSQASATYAATSTASSVDGALVSPFGRHLAFGNDPSTEVTVSWQVPTNVKKPFVRIGAHPWDLSRKIEAEVRTLYTPAGVGASGDHTQYYLHAKLTHLRPGKTYYYGVGHAGFDPAEAHLLGTLGTFTTAPDRAVPFTFTAFGDEGVGYHGLANNSLLLGQNPAFHLHAGDICYADPAGAGQTTDTGFDSRTWDLFLAQTESVAKSVPWMPAYGNHDMEAWYSPNGYGGEDARWNLPDNGPDKTNLPGVYSFVYGNTAIISLDANDVSFEIPANLGISGGTQTKWLEAQLKKFRAAHDIDFVVIFFHHCAYCTSTAHSSEGGVRNEWVPLFEKYTVDLVINGHNHQYERTDVIKKNAVVKKLPIGGTAYPETEGVVYVTAGAAGRSLYAFSAPDSYEGHVADLDSVAAFVNTKDGKVNETVAWSRVRYLNYSFLRVDVEPAHKGRTTTLTVRGIAETGAEIDRFTVARKAK, from the coding sequence ATGGGAGTACCCGAAGAGCTCGCCGGGCGCATGAGCATGGCCGAGCAGCACGAGTACCTACGCTCGAAATTCTCGCGGCGCACGATGATCAGAGGCGGTGCCGTGACCCTCGGCGCCGTCGCCGGCGGTGTGTTCGTACCGGGCGCGGTCGCCCAGGCGGCCGTCCCCAGTCAGGCCTCCGCGACCTACGCCGCCACCTCCACCGCGTCGTCGGTCGACGGGGCCCTCGTCTCCCCGTTCGGCCGCCACCTCGCGTTCGGCAACGACCCGAGCACGGAGGTGACGGTTTCCTGGCAGGTCCCGACCAACGTCAAGAAGCCGTTCGTCCGGATCGGCGCGCACCCCTGGGACCTCTCCCGCAAGATCGAGGCCGAGGTGCGCACCCTCTACACCCCGGCGGGCGTCGGCGCGAGCGGCGACCACACCCAGTACTACCTGCACGCCAAGCTGACGCACCTGCGTCCGGGCAAGACCTACTACTACGGCGTCGGCCACGCGGGCTTCGACCCGGCCGAGGCCCACCTGCTCGGCACGCTGGGCACCTTCACCACCGCCCCCGACCGCGCCGTGCCGTTCACCTTCACGGCCTTCGGCGACGAGGGTGTCGGCTACCACGGCCTGGCCAACAACAGCCTGCTGCTGGGCCAGAACCCGGCCTTCCACCTGCACGCCGGCGACATCTGCTACGCCGACCCGGCCGGTGCGGGCCAGACCACCGACACGGGCTTCGACTCGCGGACGTGGGACCTGTTCCTCGCCCAGACCGAGTCGGTCGCCAAGTCCGTGCCGTGGATGCCCGCCTACGGCAACCACGACATGGAGGCCTGGTACTCGCCCAACGGCTACGGCGGCGAGGACGCCCGCTGGAACCTGCCGGACAACGGCCCCGACAAGACGAACCTGCCGGGCGTCTACTCCTTCGTCTACGGCAACACGGCGATCATCTCGCTGGACGCCAACGACGTGTCCTTCGAGATCCCGGCCAACCTCGGCATCTCGGGCGGCACCCAGACCAAGTGGCTGGAGGCGCAGCTCAAGAAGTTCCGCGCGGCGCACGACATCGACTTCGTGGTGATCTTCTTCCACCACTGCGCGTACTGCACCTCCACCGCGCACTCCTCGGAGGGGGGAGTGCGCAACGAGTGGGTGCCGCTGTTCGAGAAGTACACGGTGGACCTGGTCATCAACGGCCACAACCACCAGTACGAGCGCACCGACGTCATCAAGAAGAACGCGGTCGTCAAGAAGCTGCCGATCGGCGGCACGGCGTACCCGGAGACCGAGGGTGTCGTCTACGTGACGGCGGGCGCGGCCGGCCGCAGCCTGTACGCGTTCTCCGCACCGGACTCCTACGAGGGTCACGTCGCCGACCTCGACTCGGTCGCCGCCTTCGTCAACACGAAGGACGGCAAGGTCAACGAGACGGTCGCCTGGTCGCGCGTGCGCTACCTCAACTACTCGTTCCTGCGCGTGGACGTCGAGCCCGCACACAAGGGCCGTACGACCACCCTGACGGTCCGCGGCATCGCCGAGACCGGCGCAGAGATCGACCGCTTCACGGTCGCCCGCAAGGCCAAGTAG